From one Streptomyces mobaraensis genomic stretch:
- a CDS encoding VOC family protein produces MPHAPQPSPDPAGESVTPVVHLNHTAVYAADRQRSADFLAGVLGVEVGAPFGPFLPVDLGNGVTLDYCEKRDEPIQSQHYAFLVPEERFDGMIDRLEALGVTYYADPHHTEPGRVNGWFGGRGAYFEDPSGHNMEIMTRPYVRP; encoded by the coding sequence ATGCCGCACGCACCACAGCCCTCACCCGACCCCGCGGGCGAGTCCGTCACGCCCGTCGTCCACCTGAACCACACCGCCGTCTACGCCGCGGACCGCCAACGGTCGGCGGATTTCCTCGCCGGCGTCCTGGGCGTGGAAGTCGGCGCGCCCTTCGGGCCGTTCCTCCCCGTCGACCTCGGCAACGGGGTGACGCTCGACTACTGCGAGAAGCGCGACGAGCCGATCCAGTCGCAGCACTACGCGTTCCTCGTGCCGGAGGAGCGGTTCGACGGCATGATCGACCGGCTGGAGGCGCTCGGGGTCACCTACTACGCGGATCCGCACCACACCGAACCGGGCCGGGTCAACGGCTGGTTCGGCGGGCGCGGCGCGTACTTCGAGGACCCGTCGGGTCACAACATGGAGATCATGACTCGCCCCTACGTCCGCCCGTAG
- a CDS encoding GNAT family N-acetyltransferase — translation MPITNTPTAAVIDDAASISRCLARAFDDDPMMRWFFPEETSREASLTAYFSTIFSRQYVLNGVCERTADAAAFWVAPEAQEKAVPDAETIQELVALLGDRAGLFGEAVETAARHTPQEPHWSLALIGADPAAQGQGQGSALLRSGLAKADASGMPTYLESSKESNIPVYEHFGFTVREEMVLPGGGPTLWGMWREPRRPAGV, via the coding sequence ATGCCGATAACGAACACGCCGACGGCGGCGGTCATCGACGATGCCGCTTCGATCAGCCGCTGCCTGGCCCGTGCCTTCGACGACGACCCGATGATGCGCTGGTTCTTCCCCGAGGAGACCTCGCGCGAGGCGTCGTTGACCGCCTACTTCTCGACGATTTTCAGCCGGCAGTACGTCCTCAACGGCGTGTGCGAGCGCACCGCGGACGCCGCCGCGTTCTGGGTGGCGCCGGAGGCGCAGGAGAAGGCCGTGCCCGATGCGGAGACCATCCAGGAACTGGTGGCCCTGCTCGGCGACCGGGCCGGGCTGTTCGGGGAGGCCGTCGAGACGGCCGCCCGGCACACGCCCCAGGAGCCGCACTGGTCCCTGGCGTTGATCGGCGCCGACCCGGCCGCCCAGGGGCAGGGGCAGGGGTCCGCCCTGCTGCGTTCCGGGCTGGCCAAGGCCGACGCGTCGGGCATGCCCACCTATCTGGAGTCCTCCAAGGAGTCCAACATCCCCGTCTACGAGCACTTCGGCTTCACCGTGCGCGAGGAGATGGTGCTGCCGGGCGGCGGGCCCACGCTGTGGGGCATGTGGCGTGAGCCGCGCCGTCCCGCCGGCGTCTGA
- a CDS encoding GNAT family N-acetyltransferase, with product MNSSLATPHTELTTERLVLRPWTTAEAAAVLTDARSAQWADDFPAEGDRVIAGLLRQNPAWLGEHGHRLVAERSSGHIVGSIGLFWPPAEGALELGYGIVASRRGRGYATEATRALAAFALTAPGVHTVSAGAELANPASVRVLEKAGFRRSATDGDMARFELTAPERYAR from the coding sequence GTGAATTCCTCCCTCGCGACACCCCACACCGAGCTGACCACCGAGCGCCTCGTCCTGCGTCCCTGGACCACCGCCGAGGCCGCGGCGGTCCTCACCGACGCCCGGTCGGCGCAGTGGGCGGACGACTTCCCCGCCGAAGGCGACCGCGTCATCGCCGGCCTTCTCCGGCAGAACCCGGCATGGCTCGGCGAGCACGGCCACCGGTTGGTCGCCGAACGGTCCAGCGGTCACATCGTGGGCTCCATCGGCCTGTTCTGGCCGCCCGCCGAGGGGGCCCTGGAGCTCGGGTACGGCATCGTGGCCTCCCGCCGCGGCCGGGGCTACGCCACCGAGGCCACCCGGGCCCTGGCGGCGTTCGCCCTCACCGCACCCGGCGTCCACACCGTGTCCGCCGGTGCCGAGCTGGCGAACCCGGCGTCCGTCCGCGTCCTGGAGAAGGCGGGCTTCCGCCGCTCCGCCACCGACGGCGACATGGCCCGCTTCGAGCTCACCGCACCGGAGCGGTACGCCCGGTGA